Proteins encoded within one genomic window of Fibrobacter sp. UWB16:
- the tgt gene encoding tRNA guanosine(34) transglycosylase Tgt, which translates to MNENPFELLKKSAKSKARLGVIHTAHGDVTTPVFMPVGTAATVKGLTSRDIREIDAEIILANTYHLYLRPGTKLIAEAGGVQKFMSWNKPMLTDSGGFQVWSLKQFRKITEKGVQFKSLLDGSRHLFTPACVMNAQREIGADIIMAFDECTPYPSTVDEAEKSLALTLKWTREAKEWLLANPPIHGYPQFFFGIVQGGMHKELRQKSIEALKEIEPDGYAMGGLSVGEPVETMYEIADFCTNLLPEDRARYVMGVGTPWNLLELVKRGVDMCDCILPAKNAQDGLVYTSRGVLRYKGAKFAHQHDLPLDPNCDCYCCRNYSRAYLRHLFKEKEPLGWTLAAIHNLHFYIHLMKSVKAHIADDTFEDWADEQIRMLQENAE; encoded by the coding sequence GTGAACGAAAATCCTTTTGAACTGTTAAAGAAATCTGCAAAGTCCAAGGCGCGTCTTGGCGTTATCCATACGGCGCATGGCGATGTGACGACACCTGTTTTTATGCCTGTAGGCACAGCCGCGACGGTCAAGGGGCTTACGAGCCGCGACATCCGCGAAATTGATGCAGAAATCATCTTGGCGAATACGTACCACCTCTATTTGCGACCGGGCACAAAGCTCATTGCTGAGGCGGGTGGCGTGCAAAAGTTCATGAGCTGGAACAAGCCGATGCTTACTGACAGCGGCGGTTTTCAGGTGTGGAGTTTAAAGCAGTTCCGAAAGATTACCGAAAAGGGCGTCCAGTTCAAGAGTTTGCTGGATGGTTCTCGTCATTTGTTCACGCCGGCGTGCGTGATGAATGCGCAACGTGAAATCGGTGCGGATATCATCATGGCGTTTGATGAATGTACGCCGTACCCGAGCACGGTTGATGAGGCCGAAAAGTCGCTTGCGCTCACGCTCAAGTGGACGCGCGAGGCGAAGGAATGGCTTTTGGCAAATCCGCCGATTCACGGCTATCCGCAGTTCTTCTTTGGAATTGTGCAAGGTGGCATGCACAAGGAATTGCGACAGAAGTCTATCGAGGCGCTCAAGGAAATTGAGCCGGATGGTTATGCGATGGGCGGGCTTTCTGTAGGCGAACCTGTCGAGACGATGTATGAAATCGCAGACTTTTGTACAAACTTATTGCCCGAAGACCGTGCCCGCTATGTGATGGGCGTGGGAACTCCGTGGAATTTGTTAGAACTGGTGAAACGTGGTGTGGATATGTGCGACTGCATTTTGCCTGCGAAGAATGCACAGGATGGATTAGTTTATACGAGCCGAGGCGTGCTCCGCTACAAGGGCGCGAAATTTGCGCACCAACACGATTTGCCGCTCGACCCGAACTGCGATTGCTATTGCTGCCGTAACTATAGCCGTGCGTATTTGCGCCATCTGTTCAAGGAAAAGGAACCGCTTGGCTGGACGCTTGCGGCGATTCACAATTTGCATTTCTACATCCACTTAATGAAGTCCGTGAAAGCTCATATCGCAGACGATACTTTTGAAGATTGGGCGGACGAGCAAATTCGCATGTTGCAGGAAAATGCGGAATAA
- a CDS encoding Xaa-Pro peptidase family protein encodes MQARKNDVQTYSQVFLSSKNYDSKKIYAKRRKSLMEKLDSFCVFAGMIVEPGGEEAFVQTWTRFVQDPAFLYLTGVNQAGCYLVLDPRAMRSTLFVPRKDPFKEFWNGKRLGFVDGENVVARLTGVEEVRPIDELWDFVESLAKKYANGKNAVDHAYAFYYEKFKGDHNEKLKNDLKKVLRPYKLNVKSCADMHFEDRLVLEPERIDDARVAQQITDEAFRALLPEMKNMKTERDVALFLNYEMQRRGDGDLAFPTIIAGGKNACCLHYVKNDEPLRDGELVLFDFGVRFGTLHSDISRTIPVNGKFDPLQKMLYEIVLESAKVYQRVVRPGVALKEIGMICWEFIMMELDRRLVKGAKGSFKLLYDKRPHGVSHFIGEHIHEGDPGSRSLDVVLKPGMLISCEPGLYGDFTATIDGKRYRESIGIRIEDDLIITKSGFENISEHIPRTVEEIEALMK; translated from the coding sequence ATGCAAGCACGTAAAAATGACGTCCAGACCTATTCTCAGGTCTTTTTATCGTCCAAAAATTACGATTCCAAGAAAATTTATGCGAAAAGACGCAAGTCTTTGATGGAAAAGCTTGACTCTTTTTGCGTTTTTGCAGGTATGATCGTTGAACCGGGGGGCGAGGAAGCCTTTGTTCAAACTTGGACCCGCTTTGTGCAGGACCCTGCGTTTCTGTATTTGACTGGCGTGAACCAGGCGGGCTGCTATCTGGTGCTGGATCCGCGTGCCATGCGTTCGACGCTCTTTGTCCCGCGCAAGGACCCGTTCAAGGAATTCTGGAACGGCAAGCGCCTTGGTTTTGTGGATGGCGAAAATGTTGTCGCCCGTTTGACGGGCGTCGAGGAAGTTCGACCGATTGACGAACTATGGGATTTTGTCGAGTCGCTTGCGAAGAAATATGCGAATGGCAAAAATGCGGTAGACCACGCTTATGCTTTCTATTACGAGAAGTTCAAGGGCGATCACAACGAAAAGCTCAAGAACGATCTGAAGAAGGTGCTCCGCCCTTATAAGTTGAACGTCAAGAGCTGTGCTGACATGCATTTTGAAGACCGCCTGGTGCTGGAACCGGAGCGCATCGATGATGCCCGCGTGGCGCAGCAGATTACGGATGAAGCGTTCCGCGCACTGTTGCCCGAGATGAAGAACATGAAGACCGAGCGTGATGTGGCTTTGTTCCTCAATTACGAGATGCAGCGCCGTGGCGATGGCGACCTTGCGTTTCCGACGATTATTGCGGGTGGCAAGAATGCTTGTTGCTTGCATTACGTGAAGAACGACGAGCCTTTGCGCGATGGCGAACTTGTTCTCTTTGACTTTGGTGTGCGGTTCGGGACGCTCCACAGCGACATCTCGCGCACCATTCCTGTAAATGGCAAGTTTGACCCACTTCAAAAAATGTTGTACGAAATTGTGCTTGAGTCTGCGAAGGTGTACCAGCGCGTGGTACGTCCGGGAGTTGCTCTCAAGGAAATTGGCATGATTTGCTGGGAGTTCATTATGATGGAACTCGACCGCCGCCTTGTAAAGGGGGCGAAGGGGAGTTTTAAGCTTCTGTACGATAAGAGGCCGCATGGGGTGAGCCACTTTATCGGGGAACATATCCACGAAGGCGACCCGGGTTCCCGTTCTTTGGATGTGGTGTTAAAACCGGGAATGTTAATTTCTTGTGAGCCAGGACTTTACGGCGATTTTACGGCGACAATTGACGGCAAGCGCTACCGCGAAAGTATCGGCATCCGCATCGAAGATGATTTAATTATTACAAAAAGCGGTTTTGAAAATATTTCGGAGCATATTCCGCGTACAGTTGAGGAGATTGAGGCGCTCATGAAGTGA
- a CDS encoding MFS transporter — protein sequence MWKVKGSIRFFLSILATTFVQAGVFIYAQKILSGSFFAKDGIIWQNFMLQIFFLAPYVLMVFFAGFFTNKFSKNKVMAWSSLMMTLFVIAQSVLVTIDYPRVAFWLSIGLSCGFAIHSAAKYAIIKEMFGVRNLSYANAFLQIFSISGIIAASWLAIVGVNLINLDQLVSYEAVRRITEKSVVIPWILTAVSVLGTVANFMIPRVKFEDLNVSIDKVKRHLSLGFRVPTLRASIIALSMFWALAQVFVLTYQDVSGSSTVNMMQDYMSFAIVGLMVGTIVAAHFSKDFIESGFVPLGMFGASICMFLVPFLVHPVALVLLYSLTGFFGGLILVPVNALLQYNTRPNNSGSVIALANLIQAVVLVAFLFVFTMMVRNTDVRPQNYFIGLAVISVGVFVWSISNLPQAMLRTLLRFVFSRYRIRVLNVQNIPNEGPILLVGNHHSFIDWAMVQMASPRPLCIASNKDHFDKWYLRAVLKRLGMIRIDNRNPKVAMDKIHAALLAGKAVVIFPSGEVSKSPHVEPFTIDYSSAVDGTKAQVIPFYIQGLWGSNYSYSSSNMFGASAERSVTVAFGEALPANTPPNEIRAIIRRISIDAWNYAVSFVHPIADSWIRTYKKYVKNGPAIYSPDGAHFSGYKLMGAVMAFRGYLKKTLGKNEQNVGIMLPPSPAGVIVNLALWVIGKTNVNLNYTSSVENVKFCCDRAECSTVITSRQFVQKLKGRGNDYSQIASDKVRLLYAEDIMKEIPKAKIAAFLVLCILMPSWLIRLVFVKHRNMDDNAVIVFSSGSEGTPKGVELTQRNLMGNIQQLACILNVSRGDVMLSELPLFHSFGLTVTTLLNLTEGCPIVAVADPTDVKTMSRVCAEFQVTFLVATPTFLRAFTVSRYVHPLMFKSVRIIIAGAEALRPELATAFRLKFGKEIYEGYGCTETAPVASVNTENTLFDDYTTLQVNNKPGTVGPALPGTQFLIVDPETNEPLPTGEAGMILIGGCQVMKGYLKDEDRTKSVIVQKDGIRYYRTGDKGYLDEDGFLTIVDRYSRFAKLGGEMISLGAVEKKIQDTPVLQGCDYVVTAIPDATKGEKIVLLYQGEKDPKDVLSELRASGMPPLMLPSAAFNVDVMPKLGSGKADFVTAKKMAKELVEKK from the coding sequence ATGTGGAAAGTTAAAGGTTCTATAAGATTCTTCTTATCTATCCTTGCAACAACTTTTGTTCAGGCGGGTGTGTTTATTTACGCCCAGAAAATTCTGTCGGGATCGTTCTTTGCCAAAGACGGTATCATCTGGCAGAACTTCATGCTCCAAATCTTCTTCCTCGCGCCATACGTGTTGATGGTGTTCTTTGCGGGGTTCTTCACCAATAAGTTCTCAAAGAACAAGGTGATGGCTTGGTCGTCACTCATGATGACGCTATTTGTGATAGCGCAGTCTGTGCTTGTGACGATCGATTACCCGCGAGTCGCATTCTGGCTCTCCATTGGGCTGAGCTGCGGTTTTGCCATCCACAGTGCGGCGAAGTACGCCATTATCAAGGAAATGTTCGGCGTTAGGAATTTGAGCTACGCGAACGCATTTCTCCAGATATTCAGTATTAGCGGTATCATCGCGGCATCCTGGCTTGCGATTGTCGGCGTGAACCTGATTAACCTCGATCAGCTCGTTTCTTACGAAGCCGTGCGTCGCATTACGGAAAAGTCCGTCGTGATTCCGTGGATTTTGACCGCGGTGAGCGTGCTTGGTACGGTCGCAAACTTCATGATTCCGCGCGTGAAGTTCGAAGACTTGAATGTGAGCATTGATAAGGTCAAGCGCCACTTGAGTCTCGGTTTCCGCGTGCCGACGCTCCGTGCGTCCATCATCGCCCTTTCGATGTTCTGGGCTTTGGCTCAGGTGTTCGTGTTGACCTACCAGGACGTGTCCGGTTCTTCGACCGTGAACATGATGCAGGACTACATGTCGTTTGCGATTGTGGGTCTCATGGTCGGAACGATTGTGGCTGCGCACTTCTCCAAAGACTTTATTGAATCTGGTTTTGTGCCGCTTGGCATGTTTGGTGCCTCGATCTGCATGTTCCTCGTGCCGTTCCTTGTACATCCGGTTGCACTTGTGCTTCTTTACTCCTTGACCGGTTTCTTTGGCGGTCTCATCTTGGTGCCGGTGAATGCGCTTTTGCAGTATAACACGCGTCCGAACAACTCCGGTTCCGTGATTGCTCTTGCGAACTTGATCCAGGCTGTGGTGCTTGTGGCGTTCCTGTTCGTGTTCACGATGATGGTCCGCAACACCGATGTCCGTCCGCAGAATTACTTCATTGGCCTTGCCGTGATTTCTGTGGGTGTGTTCGTCTGGTCGATTTCCAACTTGCCGCAGGCGATGCTGCGTACGCTTTTACGTTTTGTGTTCAGCCGTTATAGAATCCGCGTGTTGAACGTGCAGAACATCCCGAACGAAGGCCCGATTCTCTTGGTCGGTAACCACCACAGCTTTATTGACTGGGCTATGGTGCAGATGGCATCTCCGCGTCCGCTTTGCATTGCAAGCAACAAGGACCATTTCGACAAGTGGTACTTGCGCGCCGTGCTCAAGCGCTTGGGCATGATCCGCATCGATAATCGCAATCCCAAGGTTGCGATGGATAAGATTCATGCCGCCCTCCTCGCAGGTAAGGCTGTCGTGATTTTCCCGTCGGGCGAAGTTTCCAAGTCTCCGCACGTGGAACCGTTTACGATTGACTATTCCTCTGCAGTCGATGGCACGAAGGCTCAGGTAATTCCGTTCTACATCCAGGGCTTGTGGGGCTCTAACTATAGCTATAGCTCCTCGAACATGTTCGGTGCTTCGGCTGAACGTTCTGTGACGGTTGCTTTTGGTGAAGCTCTCCCTGCCAATACACCGCCTAATGAAATCCGTGCCATTATCCGCCGCATCTCGATTGACGCTTGGAACTACGCTGTTTCGTTTGTGCATCCGATTGCAGATAGCTGGATCCGCACTTACAAGAAGTATGTGAAGAACGGCCCTGCTATTTATAGCCCGGATGGTGCTCACTTCTCGGGTTACAAGCTGATGGGTGCTGTGATGGCGTTCCGCGGCTACCTCAAGAAGACGCTTGGCAAGAACGAACAGAACGTGGGTATTATGCTCCCGCCGAGCCCTGCTGGCGTGATTGTGAACCTCGCTCTTTGGGTGATTGGCAAGACGAATGTGAACTTGAACTACACGTCTTCTGTCGAAAACGTGAAGTTCTGCTGCGATCGCGCTGAATGCTCGACTGTGATTACGAGCCGCCAGTTTGTGCAAAAGCTGAAAGGCCGTGGTAACGATTACTCGCAGATTGCTTCGGACAAGGTGCGCTTGCTCTATGCCGAAGATATCATGAAGGAAATCCCGAAGGCAAAGATTGCTGCTTTCCTTGTGCTTTGCATCCTCATGCCGAGCTGGCTTATTCGCCTTGTGTTTGTGAAACATCGCAACATGGACGACAATGCTGTGATTGTGTTTAGCTCTGGCTCTGAAGGTACGCCGAAGGGTGTGGAACTTACGCAGCGCAACTTGATGGGCAACATCCAGCAGCTTGCTTGCATTTTGAATGTGAGCCGTGGCGACGTGATGCTCTCGGAACTCCCGCTGTTCCATAGCTTTGGTCTTACGGTGACGACGCTCTTGAACCTCACGGAAGGCTGCCCGATTGTAGCTGTGGCTGACCCGACCGACGTGAAGACGATGTCTCGCGTTTGTGCGGAATTCCAGGTGACGTTCTTGGTGGCAACACCGACGTTCCTCCGTGCCTTTACGGTAAGCCGCTATGTGCACCCGTTGATGTTTAAGTCTGTGCGTATTATTATCGCTGGTGCCGAGGCTCTCCGTCCGGAACTTGCAACGGCATTCCGCCTCAAGTTCGGTAAGGAAATTTACGAAGGTTACGGCTGTACGGAAACGGCTCCGGTGGCATCGGTCAATACCGAAAATACGTTGTTCGATGACTATACCACGTTGCAGGTGAACAACAAGCCGGGTACGGTGGGTCCTGCGCTCCCGGGTACGCAGTTCTTGATTGTCGACCCTGAAACAAACGAACCGCTCCCGACTGGTGAAGCGGGCATGATTCTCATTGGCGGTTGCCAGGTGATGAAGGGCTACCTCAAGGACGAAGATCGCACGAAGAGTGTGATTGTCCAGAAGGATGGCATTCGCTATTACCGCACGGGTGACAAGGGCTATCTCGATGAAGATGGTTTCCTCACGATTGTGGACCGTTACAGCCGCTTTGCTAAGCTCGGCGGTGAAATGATTAGCCTTGGCGCTGTCGAAAAGAAGATTCAGGATACGCCTGTGTTGCAGGGCTGCGATTACGTTGTTACGGCAATCCCAGATGCCACGAAGGGCGAAAAGATCGTTCTTTTGTACCAGGGCGAAAAGGATCCGAAGGACGTGCTCTCGGAATTGCGTGCAAGCGGCATGCCGCCTCTCATGCTCCCGTCCGCTGCGTTTAACGTTGACGTGATGCCGAAGCTTGGTTCTGGCAAGGCTGACTTTGTGACCGCAAAGAAGATGGCAAAGGAACTGGTGGAGAAAAAGTAA
- a CDS encoding TrpB-like pyridoxal phosphate-dependent enzyme, which produces MRNSLKIDGQVKTYLHEDELPKAWYNVRADMKKKPAPLLNPGTGKPVTFEDLQPVFCDELIKQELDNDTAYIEIPEDIRTFYKMYRPSPLVRAYFLEQALGTPAHIYYKFEGNNTSGSHKLNSAIAQAYYAKKQGLKGVTTETGAGQWGTALSMSSAFFGLDCQVYMVKVSYEQKPFRREVMRTYGASVTPSPSMTTDIGRKINAEFPGTTGSLGCAISEAVEAAVKQPGYRYVLGSVLNQVLLHQSVIGLETKAALDKIGVKADLIIGCAGGGSNLGGLISPFVGEKLRGEADYDILAVEPASCPSFTRGKYAYDFCDTGKVCPLAKMYTLGSSFIPSANHAGGLRYHGMSSILSELYDQGLMRATSVEQTKVFEAAKLFAQTEGILPAPESSHAIRATIDEALKCKESGQAKNIVFGLTGTGYFDMVAYQKFNDGEMSDYIPTDEDIAKSLAQLPKVEG; this is translated from the coding sequence ATGAGAAACTCGCTCAAGATCGATGGTCAGGTCAAGACTTACCTCCACGAAGATGAACTCCCGAAGGCATGGTACAACGTCCGTGCCGATATGAAGAAGAAGCCCGCTCCGCTTCTGAACCCGGGTACCGGCAAGCCGGTGACTTTCGAAGACCTGCAGCCAGTTTTCTGCGATGAACTCATCAAGCAGGAACTCGATAACGATACCGCTTACATCGAAATTCCGGAAGACATCCGCACGTTCTATAAGATGTACCGTCCGTCTCCGCTCGTTCGCGCTTACTTCCTCGAACAGGCGCTCGGCACTCCGGCACACATCTACTACAAGTTCGAAGGCAACAACACTTCGGGTTCTCACAAGCTCAACTCCGCTATCGCTCAGGCCTACTACGCTAAGAAGCAGGGCCTCAAGGGCGTGACGACCGAAACGGGTGCTGGCCAGTGGGGTACCGCACTTTCGATGTCCAGCGCTTTCTTCGGACTGGACTGCCAGGTTTACATGGTGAAAGTTTCTTACGAACAGAAGCCGTTCCGCCGCGAAGTGATGCGCACCTACGGTGCATCCGTCACCCCGTCCCCGTCCATGACGACCGACATCGGCCGCAAGATCAACGCCGAATTTCCGGGCACCACGGGTAGCCTTGGCTGCGCCATTTCTGAAGCTGTGGAAGCCGCTGTGAAGCAGCCGGGTTACCGCTACGTTCTCGGTTCCGTGCTGAACCAGGTGCTCCTCCACCAGTCCGTCATCGGTCTCGAAACGAAGGCTGCACTCGACAAGATCGGCGTGAAGGCCGACCTCATCATTGGTTGCGCTGGCGGTGGTTCTAACCTCGGTGGCCTTATTAGCCCGTTCGTTGGTGAAAAGCTCCGTGGCGAAGCCGACTACGATATTCTCGCTGTGGAACCGGCAAGCTGTCCGAGCTTCACTCGCGGTAAGTACGCTTACGACTTCTGCGACACCGGTAAGGTCTGCCCGCTCGCCAAGATGTACACGCTCGGTTCTAGCTTCATCCCGTCTGCAAACCACGCTGGTGGCCTCCGCTACCACGGCATGAGCAGTATCCTCTCTGAACTTTACGATCAGGGTCTCATGCGTGCAACGTCTGTCGAACAAACTAAGGTCTTCGAAGCCGCAAAGCTCTTCGCCCAGACCGAAGGTATCCTCCCGGCTCCGGAATCCAGCCACGCCATTCGCGCAACAATCGACGAAGCTCTCAAGTGCAAGGAATCCGGTCAGGCAAAGAACATCGTGTTCGGTCTTACCGGCACGGGTTACTTCGACATGGTTGCTTACCAGAAGTTCAACGACGGCGAAATGAGCGACTACATCCCGACGGATGAAGACATCGCCAAGAGCCTCGCCCAGCTTCCGAAGGTCGAAGGCTAA
- a CDS encoding sialate O-acetylesterase, whose protein sequence is MLKKILKSVVVTSAVLGAASFAQDPNLHIYLAYGQSNMSGQASITDSDRQTNPRFLVLRAGNHSNQKVGEFYPAAPPMGHSGSKVGIVDFFGRKMIKELPDSITVAVANVAIGGQSIDLFDKDRNAAYVQNAKNKNDTWWIQYLNEYGGDVHKRIVEMGKIAKQKGVIKGFLFHQGEADYQMKDWPERVKKVYDQFIEELELDPEKTPILIGELAPTGDLGWRNEAVKQAADLIPNGHLISAQGCPAIKEPSYTLHFSREGYQTFGERYAEKMLEILKSQEPAPDSSKADSSKVVPSDSTGSDSTSSDSTNAIHSSAVARAVESHLPRLFYDVREHSLFVCFKKNGVEHRYRLTGRKK, encoded by the coding sequence ATGCTAAAAAAAATCCTTAAGTCCGTTGTTGTTACAAGTGCCGTACTCGGTGCGGCAAGTTTTGCACAGGATCCGAACTTGCATATTTATCTTGCTTACGGGCAGTCGAACATGTCCGGGCAGGCTTCGATTACAGATTCGGACCGTCAAACGAATCCGCGTTTCTTGGTGTTACGTGCAGGGAATCATTCCAACCAGAAAGTTGGTGAATTTTATCCGGCGGCACCTCCCATGGGTCATAGCGGTTCCAAGGTCGGCATTGTTGACTTCTTTGGTCGCAAAATGATCAAGGAACTCCCGGACAGCATCACGGTGGCGGTCGCGAATGTGGCAATTGGCGGGCAGAGCATTGATCTATTCGATAAGGACCGTAATGCAGCTTATGTGCAGAATGCCAAGAACAAAAACGATACATGGTGGATTCAGTATCTGAATGAATACGGTGGCGATGTGCACAAGCGCATTGTCGAAATGGGTAAAATTGCAAAGCAAAAGGGCGTCATCAAGGGTTTCCTTTTCCATCAGGGTGAAGCGGATTACCAGATGAAGGACTGGCCCGAACGCGTCAAGAAGGTTTATGACCAGTTCATTGAAGAACTGGAGCTGGATCCGGAAAAGACTCCGATTCTCATTGGAGAACTTGCTCCGACTGGCGATTTGGGCTGGCGCAATGAAGCGGTAAAACAAGCGGCTGACTTAATTCCGAATGGTCATCTGATTTCGGCTCAGGGTTGCCCTGCAATTAAGGAACCCAGCTATACGTTGCATTTCTCTCGCGAAGGCTACCAGACGTTTGGTGAACGCTATGCGGAAAAAATGCTTGAAATTCTTAAATCGCAGGAACCAGCTCCGGATTCCTCTAAAGCTGATTCCTCGAAGGTCGTGCCTTCTGATTCGACAGGGAGTGATTCTACATCATCGGATAGTACAAACGCTATTCACAGTTCGGCTGTTGCACGTGCTGTGGAATCGCATTTGCCGAGGCTGTTCTATGATGTTCGCGAACATAGTTTGTTTGTGTGTTTCAAGAAAAATGGAGTAGAACATCGCTACCGCTTGACCGGGCGGAAAAAATAG
- a CDS encoding DUF6055 domain-containing protein: MKFTQIVCAMAVASFADVTWVPQCEDNGFTLIRSSEHFEVCKKPKTDDGAANNVSISTSDAEGVLQSLEKVYSFYIDSLGWMLPFPKSSDRKLKSNIYVFETLPSLYGGQDYVKALNGEYGPGMWIGVGALKDYWGTSHEFAHGLQGVAGWLGNNSHSGWMAESHANWMAHQYNPNDAHCSEYLINFPYLYYGSTRDRYCNWQFLEHLKEEFGGGNKGAHEVNRIWMESIRDGEDGRMEQTPFSAMMMVYGWSLEELNNQFGKFAMKNATLEYAPAKKSLYKKSYGDYEFKTRRDASWGDNYRRHSRVTMLNKMKCESSENSDGNVAAENCADRYISPSYWAPQRWGYNLVRIYPDSAGKVTVKFRGIVQEKPTVNGYTCFGDNTDYYKGKTYKWCNYAPDKLPDPASGWTVGLVAEGADGTPRYSEMKHGTGFNLEIETKANDKALWLAVTATPTEMQTILWDQFYYSIYRYPYMIEVVNGAPEGYTKDFWKPAGFNGTTVSGYAQHSNGGGWVSNKAKVAATAYVGPDAVVNGGTVSGNARIEDFAVVNGGTISGNAVVRGRALVTAGSIGDDAMLEEDAWLVSGTISGKAKVGALSIIVNSTVTDNAQVYGVMWAVSGKKLSGTAQLRGDLENNFDKEITKGVFYGMVNTDMLNNANFGANLTTPPTDATANIENAKWYAVADDSTQTDPGHTTGIASKVLALQLSDVNENFDVFDLNGKHLGFAKVTPSEWNALGNKSLQKTLRASGFNAGMYIVRAKRSHRMIRVNVR; this comes from the coding sequence ATGAAATTTACGCAGATAGTCTGTGCTATGGCCGTTGCGTCGTTTGCCGACGTGACTTGGGTCCCGCAGTGTGAAGATAATGGCTTTACGCTGATTCGTTCTTCGGAACATTTTGAAGTTTGCAAAAAGCCAAAGACCGATGATGGTGCGGCGAATAATGTTTCAATCTCGACTTCTGATGCCGAGGGTGTGCTCCAGTCGCTAGAAAAGGTGTATTCGTTCTACATCGATTCGCTCGGCTGGATGTTGCCGTTCCCGAAAAGTTCGGACAGGAAACTCAAAAGCAATATTTATGTGTTTGAAACATTGCCGTCCTTGTACGGTGGTCAGGATTATGTGAAGGCTTTGAATGGCGAGTATGGGCCTGGCATGTGGATTGGAGTCGGGGCGCTCAAGGATTATTGGGGAACATCGCACGAGTTCGCGCATGGTTTGCAAGGCGTGGCTGGTTGGCTCGGGAACAATAGCCACTCGGGGTGGATGGCGGAATCGCATGCGAACTGGATGGCGCATCAGTACAATCCGAATGATGCTCATTGCTCTGAATATCTGATTAACTTTCCGTACTTGTATTATGGCTCCACGCGAGACCGCTATTGCAATTGGCAGTTCCTGGAACATTTGAAAGAAGAATTTGGTGGCGGCAATAAAGGCGCGCACGAGGTCAATCGCATCTGGATGGAATCGATTCGTGATGGCGAAGACGGGCGCATGGAACAGACTCCGTTTAGTGCGATGATGATGGTTTACGGTTGGTCGCTCGAAGAACTGAATAATCAGTTCGGCAAGTTTGCGATGAAGAATGCAACGCTTGAATACGCTCCGGCAAAAAAGAGTTTGTACAAAAAATCCTATGGCGATTATGAATTTAAGACGCGTCGTGACGCAAGCTGGGGCGACAACTACCGCAGACATTCTCGCGTGACCATGCTGAACAAGATGAAATGCGAAAGTTCCGAGAATTCGGATGGGAATGTCGCGGCCGAGAATTGCGCGGACCGTTACATTTCGCCGAGTTACTGGGCTCCGCAGCGCTGGGGCTATAACTTGGTGCGCATTTATCCGGATTCGGCGGGGAAGGTGACGGTCAAGTTCCGTGGAATTGTGCAGGAAAAGCCGACGGTCAATGGCTATACTTGCTTTGGCGATAATACGGACTATTACAAGGGTAAAACTTATAAATGGTGCAATTATGCACCTGATAAATTGCCGGATCCTGCGTCGGGTTGGACGGTTGGCTTGGTTGCGGAAGGTGCTGATGGCACGCCGCGTTACAGCGAAATGAAACATGGTACAGGATTCAATCTTGAAATCGAAACGAAGGCGAATGATAAGGCTTTGTGGCTTGCGGTAACGGCGACTCCGACCGAAATGCAGACGATTCTTTGGGACCAGTTCTATTACAGCATTTATCGCTATCCGTACATGATTGAAGTTGTGAACGGCGCGCCTGAAGGTTATACGAAAGATTTCTGGAAGCCTGCTGGATTTAATGGAACGACTGTTTCTGGATATGCGCAACATAGTAATGGCGGTGGTTGGGTCAGCAACAAGGCGAAGGTCGCTGCTACGGCTTATGTGGGGCCTGATGCGGTTGTGAATGGCGGTACTGTTTCGGGGAATGCCCGCATTGAAGATTTTGCCGTCGTGAATGGCGGAACCATTAGCGGGAACGCCGTGGTGCGCGGACGCGCTCTTGTGACTGCAGGCTCGATTGGCGATGACGCTATGCTTGAAGAAGACGCTTGGCTTGTGAGCGGGACGATTAGCGGTAAAGCTAAAGTCGGTGCGCTTTCGATTATCGTGAATAGTACTGTGACTGATAACGCTCAAGTTTACGGCGTAATGTGGGCGGTTTCTGGCAAAAAGCTGAGCGGAACGGCGCAGTTGCGCGGAGACCTTGAAAACAATTTTGACAAGGAAATTACGAAAGGCGTATTCTACGGCATGGTCAATACCGACATGCTGAATAATGCGAACTTTGGCGCAAATCTCACGACGCCACCAACGGATGCTACAGCAAACATTGAAAATGCCAAATGGTACGCCGTTGCGGATGATTCCACGCAGACAGATCCGGGGCATACAACGGGTATTGCTTCTAAGGTGCTGGCGCTACAGTTGAGTGATGTAAATGAAAACTTTGATGTGTTTGATTTGAATGGAAAACATCTCGGTTTTGCGAAAGTAACACCCTCTGAATGGAATGCGCTTGGCAACAAATCTTTACAAAAAACGCTTCGTGCATCAGGATTCAACGCTGGAATGTATATTGTTCGTGCAAAACGTTCGCATCGTATGATTCGTGTAAATGTGCGTTAA